From Demequina lutea, a single genomic window includes:
- a CDS encoding carbohydrate ABC transporter permease encodes MSSLTRIVRPQKRPAEAARIPERGKSKLGYWLYFIPGAILISVVIFYPIVRNLRLSLYHWRGGRAAEHFTGFDNWFALFHDSAFLQSFTNIALVVVAMVIVPTLVGLVIAAALFDVVGRRFGGKISSLLRATYYLPQILPIAVAGVMFSWILKPNGDGVLNQILSGIAGHAVTVNWLGGQYSTAIASAMVLMIWIQIGYPVVIFMAALQRVEPELYEASELDGANWFQRFRAITLPQIRPEVFVVSLTTTIAALKVFAPIFILTMGGPSKSTYVPSFYAYEEFIKGPDKGYAATIASAITIVVFLVAVIFIKVQTRSERKDA; translated from the coding sequence ATGTCATCGTTGACCCGCATCGTGCGGCCTCAGAAGCGCCCCGCTGAGGCCGCGAGGATTCCCGAACGCGGCAAGAGCAAACTCGGCTACTGGCTGTACTTCATCCCAGGCGCCATCCTCATTTCGGTCGTCATCTTCTACCCGATCGTCCGCAACCTGCGCCTCAGCCTGTACCACTGGCGCGGCGGACGCGCCGCCGAGCACTTCACCGGCTTCGACAACTGGTTCGCCCTCTTCCACGACTCCGCGTTTCTGCAGTCCTTCACCAACATCGCCCTAGTGGTCGTTGCCATGGTGATCGTGCCCACCCTGGTGGGTCTCGTGATCGCGGCCGCCCTCTTCGACGTCGTAGGCCGCCGCTTCGGAGGCAAGATCTCCAGCCTCCTGCGCGCCACCTACTACCTGCCGCAGATTCTGCCCATCGCCGTCGCGGGTGTCATGTTCTCCTGGATTCTCAAACCCAACGGCGACGGAGTCCTGAATCAAATACTTTCCGGCATCGCGGGGCACGCGGTGACCGTGAACTGGCTGGGCGGCCAATACAGCACCGCGATCGCCTCGGCCATGGTGCTCATGATCTGGATTCAGATCGGGTACCCCGTCGTGATCTTCATGGCGGCCCTGCAGCGCGTCGAACCGGAGCTCTACGAGGCCTCTGAACTCGACGGCGCCAACTGGTTCCAGCGCTTCCGCGCCATCACCTTGCCGCAGATTCGCCCCGAGGTGTTCGTGGTGTCACTCACCACCACCATCGCGGCGCTCAAGGTCTTCGCGCCCATCTTCATCCTGACCATGGGCGGCCCCTCCAAGTCCACCTACGTGCCGTCGTTCTATGCATATGAGGAGTTCATCAAGGGGCCCGATAAGGGATACGCCGCGACGATCGCGTCCGCCATCACCATCGTCGTCTTTCTCGTCGCCGTGATCTTCATCAAGGTGCAGACGCGCTCCGAGCGAAAGGACGCGTGA